A stretch of Aerococcus urinaehominis DNA encodes these proteins:
- a CDS encoding GNAT family N-acetyltransferase, protein MKITNYQAQDIDQLTAIWNTILSDGMAFPGEDLYDSQSFADYLADQDVVNVMRDGQEIVGYYLIHPNNIGRCSHVANASYCMNPAFRGQGHFRQLVAHSLATARNLGYRGMQYNAVVSNNYAALRTYTQLGFTIVGTIPGGFRIKDGTYVDMYILYLDL, encoded by the coding sequence ATGAAAATCACCAACTACCAAGCCCAAGACATCGACCAGTTAACTGCCATTTGGAACACCATTTTAAGTGATGGCATGGCCTTCCCCGGTGAAGACTTATACGATAGCCAAAGCTTTGCTGACTACCTAGCTGACCAGGATGTCGTCAATGTTATGCGAGACGGCCAGGAGATTGTGGGCTACTACCTAATTCATCCCAACAATATCGGCCGTTGCAGTCACGTGGCCAATGCCAGCTACTGTATGAACCCCGCCTTCCGTGGCCAAGGGCACTTTCGCCAATTGGTGGCCCACTCGCTGGCGACTGCCCGCAACCTAGGCTACCGGGGCATGCAGTACAATGCCGTGGTCTCCAACAACTACGCTGCCCTGCGCACCTATACCCAGCTAGGCTTTACCATTGTTGGGACCATTCCCGGCGGCTTCCGGATTAAAGACGGGACCTATGTAGATATGTATATCTTGTATTTGGACCTTTAG
- a CDS encoding polymer-forming cytoskeletal protein: MKKLCWGLVAMSLSLLLYLSYFTPVTLAQGMQVLSDQHLVVSQDIDGSLLASGGTVQIDGDVNGALFASGETVIVNGKVSGPVFIAGNQVTFNGQTDQDVFMTGNRLTLANEARAKRDLFAAANSLTLQADLGRDLFFGGASLTANHNIGRDAYLGVETISLNDGAQIKGNLNYHTTKENQVPADRVAGAINWQPVKQREPEPASRQMMRYLLKLIGAILVAWLLWWLAQRLFKQNWLPLHNGQEKIWSTILIGLAACLVVPILAVILFISPVGRSLGALALMLYLALMVLAVFITASALWKIGLANRFIQSKYAGVLTFLATYALLYLLTDLPYIGWLVSLICMSYALGYVVQKFIYHVKQPNRAIAYK; this comes from the coding sequence ATGAAGAAGTTATGTTGGGGTCTAGTTGCTATGTCACTTAGTTTACTACTTTACTTGTCTTACTTTACACCAGTCACTTTGGCCCAGGGCATGCAGGTCCTGTCTGACCAGCACCTAGTGGTCAGTCAAGATATTGACGGGAGCTTGCTGGCATCCGGTGGCACTGTCCAAATTGATGGCGATGTCAATGGCGCCCTCTTTGCCAGTGGTGAGACGGTCATCGTTAATGGCAAGGTGTCAGGACCTGTTTTTATTGCTGGTAACCAGGTCACCTTTAATGGACAAACCGACCAAGATGTCTTTATGACGGGTAATCGTCTGACACTAGCTAATGAGGCTCGGGCCAAGCGGGACCTGTTTGCGGCTGCTAATAGCCTGACCCTCCAGGCAGATTTGGGGCGGGACCTCTTCTTTGGCGGTGCTAGCCTGACTGCTAACCACAATATTGGCCGCGATGCCTATCTCGGTGTTGAGACCATTAGCTTAAATGATGGCGCCCAAATTAAGGGCAATCTCAACTACCACACGACTAAAGAAAATCAAGTACCAGCTGATCGCGTGGCTGGCGCCATCAACTGGCAGCCAGTTAAGCAGAGAGAACCAGAACCCGCTAGCCGGCAAATGATGCGTTACTTGCTTAAGTTGATCGGGGCCATCCTGGTAGCCTGGCTGCTCTGGTGGCTGGCTCAACGCCTGTTCAAGCAAAATTGGCTGCCCCTCCACAACGGTCAGGAAAAAATTTGGTCAACCATATTAATAGGCTTAGCGGCCTGCTTAGTCGTACCAATTCTAGCGGTTATCTTATTCATCAGTCCGGTAGGTCGGTCACTGGGCGCCCTAGCCCTCATGCTCTACCTGGCCTTGATGGTTTTAGCCGTCTTTATCACCGCCTCAGCCCTCTGGAAAATAGGTCTAGCTAATCGCTTTATCCAGAGTAAATACGCTGGTGTTCTGACCTTCTTAGCCACCTATGCCCTCCTATATCTGCTAACCGACCTGCCCTATATCGGCTGGCTGGTTAGCCTAATCTGCATGAGCTATGCCTTGGGTTACGTTGTCCAAAAGTTTATCTATCATGTTAAACAACCGAATCGTGCTATTGCCTATAAATAA
- a CDS encoding heavy metal-binding domain-containing protein — protein MIVTTTNQVDDRQVSSYEGIVFGEVITGINAFKDIGAGFRNIFGGRSQGYEDELSRARASALAEMSGRAEAMDADAVIGVKMDYEVLGADNGMLMVTCSGTAVKLT, from the coding sequence ATGATTGTAACAACAACTAACCAGGTCGATGACCGCCAAGTGTCTAGTTATGAAGGCATTGTCTTTGGTGAGGTGATTACCGGTATCAATGCCTTTAAGGATATCGGGGCTGGCTTTAGAAATATCTTTGGCGGCCGGTCTCAGGGTTATGAGGATGAACTCAGCCGGGCTAGAGCATCGGCCTTGGCGGAAATGTCTGGCCGGGCAGAGGCTATGGACGCAGATGCGGTGATTGGCGTTAAGATGGATTATGAAGTCCTGGGCGCGGATAACGGCATGCTGATGGTGACCTGCTCGGGGACAGCCGTCAAGCTAACTTAA
- a CDS encoding GntR family transcriptional regulator has protein sequence MEIPIFIQISQFVEDEIMKGALKAHDKVPSTNEFAKTMSVNPATAGKGLNALVDKGVLYKKRGLGMFVTDAAYDLVQADRRQIFKEKTVPQFIRDSQHLNLSLEELLAIIKEAYHAGNH, from the coding sequence ATGGAAATACCGATTTTTATCCAGATTTCACAATTTGTTGAAGACGAAATCATGAAGGGTGCCCTCAAGGCCCATGACAAGGTGCCTTCAACTAACGAATTTGCTAAGACGATGTCAGTTAACCCAGCCACAGCTGGTAAGGGGCTCAATGCCCTGGTCGACAAGGGCGTCCTCTACAAGAAACGTGGCCTAGGTATGTTTGTCACTGATGCAGCCTACGACCTGGTTCAAGCTGACCGCCGCCAGATCTTTAAAGAAAAGACTGTCCCCCAATTTATTCGCGACAGTCAGCATCTAAACCTTAGCCTTGAAGAACTATTAGCAATTATTAAGGAGGCCTACCATGCTGGAAATCATTGA
- a CDS encoding ATP-binding cassette domain-containing protein, protein MLEIIDVSKKYRSKTVLDHISVKFTNPEGIYGLLGRNGVGKTTLMEIISNHLTRYQGQVCIDGQDVTKSDQALNQILMFGLSYPKTNALLNGKLKDTIALYDRTLPYFSKEAALTYIAAFDLKPKDKYKKLSTGNRTLFQNCLALASRLPIVILDEPTNGLDSVNRKTFFDLLMAEYSQHPRTFILSTHLISEVQNYLTDVIIMDQGKIVVGAPVEKVLSQALVVSNYGPDLPGIVGRAHLGSQTSQYLFTDLDQVSRLEIEASGGKIDYMDLQTLFNYLVGGKHDD, encoded by the coding sequence ATGCTGGAAATCATTGATGTCAGTAAAAAATACCGTAGTAAAACCGTTCTCGACCATATCTCGGTCAAGTTCACCAATCCTGAAGGGATATATGGCTTGCTAGGGCGCAATGGGGTTGGCAAGACCACGCTTATGGAAATTATTTCCAATCATTTGACCCGCTATCAAGGTCAAGTTTGTATTGATGGCCAGGATGTGACCAAGTCAGACCAGGCTCTCAACCAAATTCTCATGTTTGGCCTGTCTTACCCCAAAACGAATGCCTTGTTAAATGGCAAATTAAAGGATACGATCGCACTTTACGACCGGACCTTGCCTTATTTTTCTAAAGAAGCGGCCCTGACTTATATCGCTGCCTTTGACCTCAAGCCAAAAGATAAATATAAGAAATTGTCCACTGGTAACCGGACCCTCTTCCAAAACTGCCTGGCCCTAGCTAGTCGGCTGCCGATTGTTATTTTGGATGAGCCAACTAATGGCTTGGATTCGGTCAACCGTAAAACTTTTTTCGACCTCTTGATGGCAGAATACAGCCAACATCCGCGCACTTTTATCCTATCGACTCACTTAATTAGTGAGGTGCAAAATTATTTGACGGATGTCATTATTATGGATCAAGGGAAAATCGTAGTAGGTGCGCCAGTGGAAAAAGTCCTCAGCCAAGCCCTGGTTGTCTCTAATTATGGCCCAGACCTGCCGGGCATCGTTGGACGCGCCCATTTGGGTAGTCAAACCAGCCAGTATCTCTTTACTGATTTGGACCAAGTTAGCCGACTAGAGATTGAAGCGTCTGGAGGAAAAATTGACTACATGGACTTGCAGACCCTGTTTAATTACCTAGTAGGAGGTAAACACGATGACTAA
- a CDS encoding cupin domain-containing protein — MRTSEEWAKALNLEPHVEGGYYRQMNKSEERVRDGERALYTSIHFLLEADNPSHFHRLTCDEIWYYHAGNPLTVHMIHPDGSYQAVEVGPEPEKGQVLSYVVPKGVIFGSTVEADYALVSCMCAPGFEYDDFELFDRQDLLDQYPDHEAIITRLTR, encoded by the coding sequence ATGAGAACAAGTGAAGAGTGGGCTAAGGCCCTTAATTTAGAACCCCATGTTGAGGGTGGTTATTACCGGCAGATGAATAAGAGTGAGGAAAGGGTCAGAGATGGGGAACGCGCCCTTTATACCAGCATTCATTTCCTCTTAGAAGCAGATAATCCCTCCCATTTCCACCGCTTGACCTGTGATGAAATTTGGTACTATCATGCTGGCAACCCCTTAACAGTCCACATGATTCATCCTGATGGCAGCTACCAGGCCGTTGAGGTGGGCCCAGAGCCAGAAAAGGGCCAGGTCTTGTCCTATGTCGTCCCTAAAGGTGTGATCTTCGGCTCAACAGTTGAAGCAGACTATGCCCTGGTTTCTTGCATGTGTGCACCAGGATTCGAGTATGACGACTTTGAACTGTTTGACCGCCAAGACCTACTGGACCAGTATCCAGACCATGAAGCAATCATCACACGCTTAACCCGTTAA
- a CDS encoding SPFH domain-containing protein has protein sequence MAEKVITGKKNGLAVLLGYLVLLVVAVVSLFMPLAIWVKVISVAYISLAWIILFGLKVLNPQESLVLTLFGRYTGTLKGEGFYFVNPFSQAVNPAADTHLSQSGDVQKKEDQTAKGQNTANVTWPTSKKISLKVMTLNNSKQKINDVLGNPVEIGIAVIWRVEDTAKAVFNVDNYKEYLSLQTDSALRNIIRQYPYDVNPLFEIDTTGDGEPDDGSLRGSSEIVALRIKEEIQRRVEFAGLEIIEARITHLSYAPEIAAAMLQRQQASALIDARAIIVDGAVGMVEMALEKLESQQVVDLDEERKAAMVSNLLVVLCGNSEVSPIVNSGSLY, from the coding sequence GTGGCAGAAAAAGTGATTACTGGTAAGAAAAATGGCCTAGCCGTCTTGTTGGGCTATCTGGTCTTACTAGTTGTTGCGGTGGTTAGCCTATTTATGCCCCTAGCAATTTGGGTCAAGGTGATTTCTGTGGCTTATATCAGCCTGGCCTGGATAATTTTATTTGGCCTGAAGGTATTGAACCCCCAAGAATCCTTGGTTTTGACCCTGTTTGGTCGTTACACCGGTACGCTAAAAGGGGAAGGTTTTTACTTTGTTAATCCTTTCTCCCAGGCTGTTAACCCAGCGGCTGATACCCATCTTAGCCAGAGTGGGGATGTGCAGAAAAAGGAAGACCAGACCGCTAAAGGGCAAAATACTGCGAACGTAACCTGGCCTACTAGCAAGAAAATTTCCCTCAAGGTGATGACCTTAAATAATAGTAAGCAGAAGATTAACGACGTCCTAGGTAACCCGGTGGAAATTGGGATTGCCGTGATTTGGCGGGTTGAAGACACTGCCAAAGCGGTCTTTAATGTTGACAACTACAAGGAATACTTGTCCCTACAAACCGACTCAGCCCTGCGCAATATCATTCGCCAGTACCCTTATGATGTCAATCCCTTGTTTGAGATTGATACCACCGGCGATGGGGAACCTGATGATGGCTCACTACGGGGGTCCAGTGAGATTGTGGCCCTGCGCATCAAAGAAGAAATTCAACGCCGGGTAGAATTTGCTGGTTTGGAAATTATTGAAGCCCGGATTACCCACTTGTCTTATGCCCCTGAAATTGCGGCCGCCATGCTGCAACGGCAACAGGCTTCAGCCTTGATTGATGCCCGGGCCATAATCGTGGACGGTGCCGTGGGTATGGTTGAAATGGCCTTAGAAAAGTTGGAAAGTCAACAGGTGGTAGACCTAGACGAAGAGCGCAAGGCAGCCATGGTGTCCAACTTGCTAGTGGTCTTGTGTGGCAATAGCGAAGTGTCGCCAATCGTCAACTCGGGAAGTCTGTATTAA
- a CDS encoding DUF3267 domain-containing protein, whose amino-acid sequence MMLVIREINLLNNKKMITAINLAGIPLFILGLVIFSVPINQAVSLSISSSLDIFKFLISYLALYLVIILVHELIHAVYFWLFTKDKGQIKLGFKSGLAYATSPGSRYLWWQYLIIVLAPCLLLSSLLVAAFQVGWLGAGLYLLLAAAHLAGCAGDLWYAWLVARYGDQYYEDTTTGLRIWEKNKLPG is encoded by the coding sequence ATGATGCTCGTGATTCGAGAAATTAACCTGCTGAATAATAAAAAAATGATTACTGCCATAAATTTGGCAGGTATTCCCTTGTTTATCTTGGGCTTGGTTATCTTCTCAGTGCCAATCAACCAGGCTGTCAGCCTAAGTATTAGCAGTTCGCTAGATATCTTTAAATTTTTAATTTCTTATCTGGCCCTCTACCTAGTGATTATCCTAGTTCATGAACTGATTCACGCGGTCTATTTTTGGCTTTTTACCAAGGACAAGGGTCAGATTAAACTAGGCTTTAAAAGTGGCCTAGCCTATGCCACTAGTCCAGGTAGTCGCTATCTATGGTGGCAATATTTAATCATTGTCCTGGCACCCTGCCTTTTACTGAGTAGCCTTTTAGTTGCTGCCTTTCAGGTGGGCTGGTTGGGTGCAGGCCTCTATTTGCTACTGGCTGCTGCCCACTTGGCCGGCTGTGCGGGTGACTTATGGTATGCCTGGTTGGTAGCCCGTTATGGCGACCAGTACTACGAAGATACCACGACCGGTCTTAGAATCTGGGAAAAGAATAAATTGCCTGGTTAA
- a CDS encoding SWIM zinc finger family protein: protein MWQSQFEAPILDRGYYYYLSGQVKYFFIEEHQLTGQVAGSHLYTVKLSLRGQRITKADCNCPSAGEGKLCKHMAAVMFTYEKGDAPASFSYPDDVYFEDYVCWDEDEADFAYGAQWEESDDYQLNGPHTSLKVGKNRPDTNSLLASLSAEDLLDFVNYLMAKDARIAGDLLRYFNVRSIPQDLTYYQSQIEAIKFSHEADGYIDYYQGEVFVQDLDEFMTDQVTPLFKHGEYRLLIDIAGYLVEMTDQLDMDGSNGEHMEIMYWPREIFEKVINQANQADQDYAFKILIALANEPEGLGFREAFIKDMLPLFNDQTKRNYYQNP, encoded by the coding sequence ATGTGGCAATCTCAATTTGAGGCGCCTATTTTGGACCGGGGTTATTATTACTATTTAAGTGGCCAGGTGAAGTATTTTTTTATTGAGGAGCACCAGCTGACTGGTCAAGTAGCTGGCTCGCATTTGTATACGGTGAAGTTAAGCCTAAGAGGCCAGCGAATTACCAAGGCAGATTGTAACTGCCCCTCTGCTGGTGAGGGCAAACTATGTAAACATATGGCGGCCGTGATGTTTACCTATGAAAAGGGGGATGCTCCTGCCAGCTTTAGCTACCCGGATGACGTATACTTTGAGGACTATGTTTGCTGGGATGAGGATGAAGCAGATTTTGCATACGGCGCGCAGTGGGAGGAGTCGGATGATTACCAGCTTAATGGGCCCCACACCAGCCTAAAGGTAGGGAAAAACCGCCCTGATACCAATAGCCTGCTAGCCTCTTTATCAGCTGAAGATTTATTAGACTTTGTCAATTATTTAATGGCTAAGGATGCTAGGATAGCAGGCGACTTGCTTCGCTATTTTAATGTCCGGTCGATACCACAAGATTTAACTTATTACCAGTCCCAAATTGAGGCCATCAAATTCAGCCATGAAGCGGATGGCTACATTGACTATTACCAAGGAGAAGTCTTTGTCCAGGACTTGGATGAATTTATGACCGACCAAGTCACCCCCTTGTTTAAGCACGGTGAATACCGGCTATTAATTGATATCGCCGGCTACCTCGTAGAAATGACCGACCAGCTGGATATGGATGGGTCTAATGGGGAGCATATGGAGATTATGTATTGGCCCCGGGAAATATTTGAAAAAGTAATCAACCAGGCTAATCAGGCTGACCAGGACTATGCCTTTAAGATCCTCATCGCTTTAGCTAATGAGCCAGAGGGGCTCGGCTTCCGTGAGGCTTTCATAAAGGATATGCTGCCGCTATTTAACGACCAGACAAAGCGAAACTATTATCAGAACCCATGA
- a CDS encoding TrkH family potassium uptake protein yields MNKRLVFASLGNILLIEALLLLVPLFVAFYYQESWLNVSSFLKTMGLLLAIGFTLKAWMPKQARYTLKEGFAITALAWFFLAFFGGLPFVFAGEIPSVIDASFEMASGFTTTGASILTDVEALSQSMLFWRSFSHLIGGMGVLVFAFAILPETGQGSVNIMKAEVPGPEFGKVDSKNHRSAQILYAIYLVMTLVLVLLLMLVGLKPFDAMIHAFGAAGTGGFSNKAQSVGAFNNPIVEYILAVAMFLFGVNFNLYYFVLKKRFKAFFKDQELQLFTMVVGLATLAIMLNLSPGYHSIEQLFRDAFFTVTTIISTTGYATADFGQWPLFSHIVLLMIMFTGAMAGSTAGGIKISRLLVYLKTIQAEIWRSINPRRVKAIVINGKAMEKSYLLNVFIYLGVYIFLFAMAVLLVSISQNDFLTAFSAVSATINNIGPGLGLVGPTGSFASFTPFAKVVLTIVMIAGRLEIYPVLMLLMPSVWKEKN; encoded by the coding sequence ATGAATAAACGATTGGTTTTTGCCAGCTTGGGCAATATCTTATTGATAGAGGCCCTCTTGCTGCTGGTGCCACTTTTTGTGGCGTTTTACTACCAGGAATCCTGGCTAAATGTGTCTAGTTTCTTAAAAACGATGGGCCTGTTACTAGCAATCGGCTTTACCCTCAAGGCCTGGATGCCCAAGCAGGCCCGATATACCCTAAAAGAAGGATTTGCGATTACCGCCTTGGCCTGGTTTTTCCTGGCCTTTTTTGGTGGACTGCCCTTTGTCTTTGCCGGGGAAATTCCTTCCGTCATTGATGCTAGCTTTGAAATGGCTTCTGGCTTTACCACGACCGGCGCTAGTATTCTGACTGATGTAGAGGCCTTGAGCCAGTCCATGCTCTTTTGGCGTAGCTTCTCCCACCTTATTGGCGGGATGGGGGTTTTGGTCTTTGCCTTTGCCATCTTGCCGGAAACTGGTCAAGGGTCGGTTAATATTATGAAGGCTGAGGTGCCGGGGCCAGAGTTTGGCAAGGTGGATTCTAAAAACCACCGCAGTGCCCAGATTTTATATGCCATTTACTTGGTCATGACCCTGGTCTTGGTCCTGCTGTTGATGCTGGTTGGCCTGAAACCCTTTGATGCCATGATCCATGCCTTTGGGGCCGCTGGTACCGGGGGCTTTTCTAACAAGGCCCAGAGTGTCGGTGCCTTTAATAATCCCATAGTGGAATACATTTTAGCGGTGGCTATGTTCTTGTTTGGGGTTAACTTTAACCTCTATTACTTTGTCCTGAAGAAACGTTTTAAGGCCTTCTTTAAAGACCAGGAGCTGCAACTCTTTACTATGGTGGTTGGTTTAGCCACCCTGGCTATCATGCTTAATCTAAGTCCAGGCTACCACAGCATTGAGCAGCTCTTCCGCGATGCCTTCTTTACTGTAACGACCATTATTTCAACGACGGGCTATGCCACTGCTGATTTTGGCCAGTGGCCGCTCTTCTCCCATATCGTCCTCTTGATGATTATGTTCACTGGGGCCATGGCCGGATCGACGGCCGGGGGGATTAAAATATCTCGGCTCCTGGTTTATCTAAAGACCATCCAGGCAGAAATCTGGCGGTCCATTAATCCGCGCCGGGTCAAAGCCATTGTGATAAACGGCAAGGCCATGGAAAAATCCTATCTTTTAAATGTTTTTATCTATTTAGGGGTTTATATCTTCCTCTTTGCCATGGCCGTCTTGTTGGTGTCCATCTCGCAAAATGACTTTTTAACCGCCTTTTCTGCCGTGTCAGCGACCATCAATAACATTGGTCCTGGTCTGGGCCTAGTGGGGCCAACAGGTTCATTTGCGAGTTTTACCCCTTTTGCGAAAGTGGTCTTGACCATCGTGATGATTGCCGGGCGTTTAGAAATTTATCCGGTCTTGATGCTCTTGATGCCGAGCGTCTGGAAAGAAAAAAATTGA
- the trkA gene encoding Trk system potassium transporter TrkA, producing the protein MKVVVCGGGQVGQSIIDSLWKIADITLLDADHDIVDMLYDKYDIQAVVGSAISMVALREAEVDQADIFIAVTNSDEKNIIASILAENLGVDYVYARVRDPKYYEEGDFFKQSLGLTEIMNPEQDSARLIRQLLRFPTANSIEDLLHRQVQLVEITVSKESPLTGKSLQTLTQELNHEILVCAIERDHQVIIPQGQTEIQAGDNIYITGTQPNLKQFYKQIRANSRPAKRILIIGGGNISHYLIGELQSRPHTIKLIEWDRQRADKIAATYPSVEVILGDGTDQDLLIEEGIATYDAVVTLSPADEENILISLFAHSLGVTKVIPKVDRPYLLKPITHLGLESVVTPKLLVSDRIIHRVRSLIATQDSSVANFHQLVNGQVEALEFKIFRESKITEQTLADLRLIPDTLIAGIEREGQIIYPKGHDQIQAGDRVLVITKQANIHDINQILA; encoded by the coding sequence ATGAAAGTAGTAGTATGTGGGGGCGGCCAGGTCGGCCAATCCATTATTGATTCCCTTTGGAAAATTGCTGACATAACCTTGCTGGATGCTGACCACGATATTGTTGATATGCTATATGACAAGTATGATATCCAAGCCGTTGTTGGTTCAGCCATCTCTATGGTGGCTCTGAGGGAAGCAGAGGTGGACCAGGCTGATATTTTTATTGCCGTGACCAATTCGGATGAAAAAAATATTATTGCCTCTATTCTAGCTGAGAACCTGGGCGTGGATTATGTCTATGCCCGGGTGCGTGACCCCAAATATTATGAGGAAGGGGACTTCTTCAAGCAATCGCTCGGACTGACTGAGATTATGAATCCAGAACAGGACTCAGCTCGGCTCATCCGCCAGCTTCTGCGCTTCCCAACCGCTAACAGCATTGAAGATTTACTCCACCGCCAGGTCCAGTTGGTTGAAATCACTGTCTCTAAGGAAAGCCCCTTGACTGGTAAAAGCCTGCAGACCCTGACCCAGGAACTCAACCATGAAATTTTAGTCTGTGCCATCGAGCGGGACCACCAGGTTATCATTCCTCAAGGGCAAACTGAAATTCAGGCGGGTGATAATATCTATATCACTGGCACCCAGCCCAACCTGAAACAATTTTACAAGCAGATTCGCGCCAATAGCCGGCCCGCTAAACGGATTTTAATTATTGGCGGGGGCAATATCAGCCACTACCTGATTGGTGAGCTCCAGTCACGGCCCCATACCATTAAGTTGATTGAATGGGACCGTCAGCGCGCCGACAAGATTGCCGCCACCTACCCAAGTGTTGAAGTGATTTTAGGGGACGGGACTGACCAGGACCTCTTAATTGAAGAGGGGATAGCCACTTATGATGCGGTGGTCACCCTGTCGCCAGCCGATGAAGAAAACATTTTAATTTCGCTCTTTGCCCATTCCCTGGGTGTAACTAAGGTCATCCCTAAGGTAGACCGTCCTTATCTCTTAAAACCGATTACCCATCTGGGCTTAGAATCAGTAGTGACCCCCAAACTTCTAGTATCCGACCGAATTATCCACCGGGTCCGCAGTTTGATCGCCACCCAAGATTCTTCAGTCGCCAATTTCCACCAATTGGTTAATGGTCAGGTTGAAGCCTTAGAATTCAAGATTTTCCGCGAATCAAAAATTACTGAACAAACTTTAGCCGACTTGCGGCTTATTCCCGATACGCTGATTGCAGGGATCGAACGGGAGGGTCAGATTATTTATCCAAAAGGTCATGACCAGATCCAAGCCGGTGACCGGGTTCTAGTAATCACTAAGCAAGCCAATATCCATGATATTAATCAAATTTTGGCCTAA